One genomic window of Diospyros lotus cultivar Yz01 chromosome 8, ASM1463336v1, whole genome shotgun sequence includes the following:
- the LOC127808954 gene encoding serine/threonine-protein phosphatase 7 long form homolog, translating into MDAVRGMHGPGPFYKDVLYLQGKHRSEDIWNGQDPGPLTCQNSLLYAMRQWVPHPRIIPYLQKAGFFHVHRLGVGFQMDWALVTALVERWRQETHTFHLTVGETTITLQDVAILMGLRVDGPAVTGSTVHDWATLCEQYLGVRPLDEHLKGSSLQFTWVQQHFTTLPDDATEDVVQMHARAYILCLISGPLLPDRLASSVQLVYLPLLRDLDHCGRLSWGGAVLACLYRALCHASHRRATKITGPLLLLHLWSWERLYVGRPIKIERLPMDREVDPWGCRWKGKLSHHQNPGPCSLRFYRDKLDNLTNYQVIWQPYTLDIIFFKLPDICVEGQGVWRSEVPLICFDIIEWHFPSRVMRQFGMVQCIPEDVNTNIMLHQQNKQGRHAFDGEVPHKRYIKLWDDRHKTVVKDDAGSDYLPAHGEYMTWYRSITRCIIAPLTD; encoded by the exons ATGGATGCAGTTAGGGGTATGCATGGCCCAGGGCCCTTTTATAAAGATGTGTTATATCTACAGGGCAAGCATCGATCGGAGGATATATGGAATGGTCAGGATCCGGGACCACTTACTTGccaaaatagtttgttatatGCAATGAGGCAATGGGTACCTCATCCCCGCATTATCCCATACTTGCAAAAAGCTGGCTTTTTTCATGTTCACAGGTTAGGTGTTGGTTTCCAAATGGATTGGGCTTTGGTCACAGCCCTAGTAGAGCGATGGAGACAAGAGACCCATACATTTCACCTAACTGTGGGCGAGACCACCATCACGTTACAGGATGTTGCTATTCTCATGGGACTACGGGTTGATGGGCCTGCGGTGACAGGGTCGACCGTGCACGACTGGGCGACCCTATGCGAGCAATATTTGGGAGTGCGACCATTGGACGAGCATCTGAAGGGGTCATCACTCCAATTCACTTGGGTACAACAACATTTTACTACCTTACCTGACGATGCGACTGAGGATGTTGTGCAAATGCATGCCAGGGCATATATCCTGTGCCTCATCAGTGGACCCCTCTTACCTGACAGGTTAGCTTCTTCAGTACAACTCGTGTACTTGCCATTGCTTCGTGACCTGGATCATTGCGGGAGACTTAGTTGGGGTGGAGCAGTGTTGGCATGTTTATATCGAGCACTTTGTCATGCTAGCCATCGTCGAGCTACCAAGATAACTGGGCCATTGTTGCTCCTACATCTGTGGTCTTGGGAGAGGCTATACGTAGGACGACCCATCAAGATAGAGAGATTGCCCATGGACCGTGAGGTTGATCCTTGGGGTTGTCGCTGGAAGGGCAAACTATCGCACCACCAAAACCCCGGGCCATGCTCTCTTAGATTTTACCGAGACAAATTAGACAATTTGACCAATTATCAA GTTATTTGGCAGCCATACACCTTAGATATTATTTTCTTCAAGCTGCCTGACATCTGTGTCGAAGGGCAGGGCGTGTGGCGTTCAGAAGTGCCACTCATTTGTTTTGACATTATCGAGTGGCACTTTCCATCCCGTGTTATGCGCCAATTTGGAATGGTGCAATGTATTCCTGAGGATGtcaatacaaatataatgttgcATCAGCAAAACAAGCAAGGTAGGCATGCATTTGACGGGGAGGTCCCACATAAGCGATACATCAAGTTGTGGGATGATCGACATAAGACTGTGGTCAAGGATGATGCGGGGTCTGACTATCTTCCTGCCCACGGAGAATATATGACTTGGTACCGAAGCATAACTCGATGCATCATCGCACCACTCACTGATTGA